One Candidatus Acidulodesulfobacterium ferriphilum genomic window, GTAGTTTTTAATCTGCTGATTCCTGGCAATTTATTAAAGGTTGCTCAGGGTGAACCTATCGGAACCATAATTACAAATCCTTAACTTTTAGCTTTAAATTTAAGGTGAAATCATGAATGAAACAGAGATAGTAAATGAAATAAAAACAAAGATGACCCATGCCATTTCGAGTTATAAAAGCGAATTATCGAGGATTAGAACGGGCAGGGCATCCACAGGGCTCATAGATAGCATCAATGTCGAATATTACGGCTCTGTTTCACCGCTTATAAGGCTCGCCTCTATCTCCATTCCTGATAGCAAGACCATAATGATAAATCCATGGGATATTAATTCGCTTGCAGCCATAGAAAAGGCAATACAAAAATACGACCCATCGCTAAATCCGTCAAATGACGGTAAAAGCATAAGTATTATAATACCTCAATTAACAGAAGAAAGGCGAAAGGAAATAATAAAGCAATTAAATAAACTTGCCGAGTCTATAAAGCAGGAGATAAGAAATCACAGACGGACTTTTAACGAAAGGATAAAGGCGTCTGAAAAGTCAAAAGAAATATCGGAGGATATGTCTGCCAGATTTCAAAAAAGGATTCAGGAATTAACCGATGGTTTTGTTAAAGAGGTGGATGAAATAACAAAGCACAAAGAAAAGGAAATAATGGCGGTTTAAAATTTCTTGAAATGGTTAAAAAAATAGATTTTAAAAATATTCCAAACCATCTTGCCATTATTATGGATGGAAATGGAAGGTGGGCAAAAAAAAGAAACTTAGACAGGATAAACGGGCATATAGAAGGAATAAAATCTTTAAGAGCCGTTACTTCAGCCGTAATGGAATACGGAATTAAATATCTTACCGTTTACGCTTTTTCCTCCGAAAATTGGCAAAGACCGAAAACAGAAGTAGATTCCTTAATGCTCCTATTGGACGAATACCTTAACATGGAACTTCCGTTTCTTATAAAAAATAAAATCAGGCTTAATTTTATAGGCAATATAGAAAGGATTCCCGAAAGCTCGAAAAAAACGCTTTTAAGAGTTATCGATAAGACAAAAGAATGCGACAATTTATATTTAACCCTTGCGTTAAGCTACGGCTCCAGAGAAGAGATATTGGCGGCCGCGGTTAGAATGGCCAAGGATATGAAAAACGGTAAAATTAAAATAGAAGACGCGGATGAAAATCTTTTTTCATCTTATCTGTATTCTAAAGATATGCCAAATCCGGATTTTCTTATTCGAACAAGCGGAGAAAAAAGGGTATCCAACTTCATGCTTTATCAGATTGCTTATGCCGAAATCTACTTTACAAAGACTTTATGGCCTGATTTTGGCAGGAAAGAATTAATCAGGGCATTAAAAAATTATGAAAAGAGAGTCAGAAGATTTGGAAAAACTTAAGTTCGATTTTAAGAGGTTTATATTCGGCATTCTTTTCGGCTTCGTTATAATCCTTTCTATATTTTTGTTTAATAAACTTGAATTTTTCTTTATCTGCGTTATTTTAATAACATTGTCGGTTTACGAGTTATTTTTGATATTTGACTTAAACGAGTATAAATATTTTATTCTCCCCGAAATTATTTCTATTTTAATTGCCTTTGCTTTTGTTTTTTTAAGCCCGTCCGTATTTGCTTTTGCGGTACTTTTGTCCATTTTTTTGATTCTTTTTAAAAATGTCCTTTTTTTTAAAAATGATGGCGGCAAAAGCATATTCTTAGATGTATTTTCTATTTTTTACACTGGTTTTTTTATTTCCTATTTATTAAAAATATTCGATATGAATAACGGGAGATTATTGCTAATACTCCTGTTTATTTTAGTTTGGGCGTCCGATATATTTGCGTATTACGGCGGAAGGCATTTTGGAAGGCACAGGTTGTTTTTTTCGTTAAGTCCTAAAAAAACGGTAGAAGGCGCTTTAATCGGACTTTTCCTCGCTATATTAACCGCTCTTGTATTCAGAATTTTTGTAACGGACTACAGGATGTTTACCCTTTTTTCATTTATTGCCGTATCCGCCTTAACGGTAATTTTTGGAATGATCGGCGACTTAACGGAATCTTTAATAAAAAGGGTTGGCGGAAAAAAAGATTCGGGATTTTTAATTCCCGGCCATGGCGGGATTTTGGACAGAATTGACAGCCTGATATTGGCCGCCCCATTTTTTTATTATATCACGCTGTTTTTTTTAAACCATAAAAATTAAATGAAAAATATATTTATTGCAGGGTCCACAGGGTCGATAGGGAAAAGCGCGGTTGAAGTAGCGCTTTCATACCCGGAAAAATTGTCGGTAAAAGCCATAGCTGCAGGGCATTTTACCGGGGAATTAAAGGGACAGATTATTAAGTTAAACCCGTCATATTGCATTCTTTCCTTAAAGGCCGAAATGGATAAGGCAAAATCGGAAATAAGCAATCTGCCTGATATTAAAACTAAATTTCTTTACGGCGAAGACAGTTTTAAAGAATTGGTATTTAATGAAGATATTGATGTTATTTTAAATGCGATTAGCGGTTCTTCCGGGCTTATGCTTTCATACGGAAGCGTGAAAGCGGGTAAAAACTTAGCCCTTGCAAACAAAGAATCTATGGTTATGGCAGGGGATATTTTAAATAGAATTGCAAAATTTAATAAGGCAGATATAATCCCGGTTGATTCTGAACACTCCGCTTTATTTCAGTGTTTGAATTGCGGTAATAAGTCCGATTTAAAGAAATTAATTCTTACCGCTTCCGGCGGTCCTTTTTATGATTTACCGAAAGAAGCGTTATGCGGCGTTACAAAAGATATGGCGTTAAACCATCCAAAATGGAAAATGGGCAAAAAGATAACGATAGATTCCTCCACCCTTGCAAATAAAGGCCTTGAGGTAATAGAAGCCCATTATTTATTCGGCGTTGACGAAAAAGACATCGATGTCTTAATACATCCGCAGGCTATAGTTCATTCTATGGCGGAGTTTATGGACGGTTCAATTATGGCTCAAATGGCGCAAGCCGATATGAAGGGACCAATAGGCTACGCTCTTTCTTATCCGGATCGTTTTCATGGTTTAATGAAGCCGCTCAGCCTTTCCCAAATTGGAAGACTTGAGTTTTTTGAACCGGATACGCTGAAATTTCCCCTCTTAAATATTGCAAGAGAGGCTTTAAGGGCTGGAAAAAGCATGCCTGCCGTTTTTTGCGAGGCTAATGAATTTTTTGTAAATTCCTTTCTGCGTAACGAGATTTCTTTTACCGATATAGCATCTAATGTTCAAAAGGTCATGGAAAGGCACAGTCCTTTCGATATTAATGAAATAGAAGATGTTCTCGAGGCAAAAAAACAGGCGTTTATGATGTCTAAAACTCTTTGAATTCAAGATTGATTAATCTTTTTATAAGTTTTGAAGCCTCATTATATTTAACATCAAAAGGTACATCTATAATAATTAAATCTATTAATTTTAAAATTCCCTTTTTTAAATAAGTGTTTACCTTTTGTTTTATCATGAAATCCGATAAATTGTGTATTTTTTCTTCCCCGATAGAGGGCGACGGACCTAATTTTTCCTGCTCTTTATACAGCGAAAGAATATCTAAGAGCACCGACCTTAATGTATAAATCATAAAGGGATCCGTCTCCATATTTACAAGAAGTTCCGGTAAAACCGAAACTATATTTTCTTCCGACAAATCCTTATTTAAAATATCCTTAATTTTATTTAATTCCATCGTAAAATTTTTTCCAATTTTAATATATTTGTTATATAATAGCACAGATAACAACATAATTTAAATACCTAAAATATCTGCAAATTAAATAAATATGCAATATATTACAGGGAGCGCTTTTATGATAATATTGCCTTATTTAGGTAAGTATCCTAAGATTAACGAAACGGTTTATTTATGTGACAACACGGTCATTATAGGAGATGTCGAGATAGAAAATGGGTCAAGCGTATGGTTTGGGGCGGTTATAAGAGGGGATGTGAATTACATAAGAATCGGCAAAAATACCAATATTCAGGATAATAGCGTTCTTCATGTGCAGCACGACACGGGTCCGCTTATAATAGGAAACGGCGTCACGGTGGGACACAATGCTAATCTCCACGGCTGCAAGATTGGAGATAACTGCCTTATCGGTATCGGGGCGATAGTTTTAACAGGCGCCCGTGTCGGGAAAAATTGCATAATCGCCGCAGGGGCGGTTGTAAAGGAAAATGCCGTTATTCAGGATGGCTCTTTAGTTGCAGGTGTTCCCGGGTCGGTAAAAAAAAGTCTTGGCGAAATCGAAATAAGCTCTATTAAGGAATCGGCAAATAATTATATAAAGTATGTTAAAAACTTTAGAAGGGGGGTAATTTAATTTGGAGGAGGGTAAGGCATTTTGTATATTCGTAAAACAGGGTTTGGAACGAGGGAAGGTAGGTAAGTAATGCTTGCTTCTATTGATATCGGAACAAATACGATACGATGCCTGATTGTTTCTTCGGATAAAGATGTTTTAACCCCTGAATATGTGGATATGAAAATAATCAGATTGGGTGAAAACTTTACAAAAGAGAGAATTATCACAGAGGCTTCTATTTTAAGATTAAAAGATGCTTTAAATTATTACGCCGAAAAGCTTAAAAGATTTGGAATTAAACCGGATAAAGTTGCTATTACAGGCACAAGCGTTTTGAGAGACGCTCCCAACAGCGCGGAAATATTAGAAAGTATTTATAAAGAATTTGGATTAAATATCCGTATTCTTAGCGGAGACAAAGAGGCGTCCGTGACGCTTGCGGGGATCGCTTCATGCTTTAAAGATTTAAAGGAATTTTATGCGCTGGATATCGGCGGCGGTTCCACGGAATATTCCTGTTTCAAAAGCGGGCAGCCTTTCTGGAAATATAGCTTGAATATGGGGGTTGTTCATTTAACGGAAGAAATAGTGAAATCAGACCCTGTATCTGCCCATGATTTGTTAAAAATGGAAAAAGAGATAGATAATAGCCTTAATTCATTAAAACAAAAGATACTTAAAAGCGGTTATAAATTTGAGCCTTTAAATTTGCTCGGAACAGCCGGAACAGCGACGACCCTTGCTATGGTCGATCTGGAATTAAAAGGTTATGACAGGCTTAAAGTGCACGGCTATGTTTTAAAAAAAGAAAATGTCCTAAAGATTTACAAAAAATTTATAGAAAAAAAGGCATATGAAAGACTTAATATAACGGGAGTTGAAAGCGGAAGAGAGGACCTTGTTTTAGCAGGAACCGCTATAATGCTAAAAAGTATGGATTTTTTTGAAGCGGATAAGCTTACCGTTTCGGAATGCGGGTTATTGGAAGGGCTTATAGCGGCGGATATATAATAAATAAATTAAATCATTAAGGATGTTGAGCCGGCTGTATGCCCGGGATTATTAAAAAGGGGGAAGTAAAATGAAGGAGATTATTAAAGAAGCGTTAAGTTTTGACGATGTTCTCATAGTTCCCGATTACTCCGATATTCTTCCAAAAGATGTCGATTTAACAACCAAATTTTCAAGAAATATAAATTTAAACATTCCATTGGTCAGCGCGGCAATGGACACGGTTACAGAAGCAAAAACCGCAATTTCTCTGGCTCGCGAAGGCGGAATCGGTGTAATTCATAAAAATTTAACGGTAGAAGAGCAAAA contains:
- a CDS encoding ribosome recycling factor, whose translation is MNETEIVNEIKTKMTHAISSYKSELSRIRTGRASTGLIDSINVEYYGSVSPLIRLASISIPDSKTIMINPWDINSLAAIEKAIQKYDPSLNPSNDGKSISIIIPQLTEERRKEIIKQLNKLAESIKQEIRNHRRTFNERIKASEKSKEISEDMSARFQKRIQELTDGFVKEVDEITKHKEKEIMAV
- a CDS encoding isoprenyl transferase, coding for MVKKIDFKNIPNHLAIIMDGNGRWAKKRNLDRINGHIEGIKSLRAVTSAVMEYGIKYLTVYAFSSENWQRPKTEVDSLMLLLDEYLNMELPFLIKNKIRLNFIGNIERIPESSKKTLLRVIDKTKECDNLYLTLALSYGSREEILAAAVRMAKDMKNGKIKIEDADENLFSSYLYSKDMPNPDFLIRTSGEKRVSNFMLYQIAYAEIYFTKTLWPDFGRKELIRALKNYEKRVRRFGKT
- a CDS encoding 1-deoxy-D-xylulose-5-phosphate reductoisomerase, whose translation is MKNIFIAGSTGSIGKSAVEVALSYPEKLSVKAIAAGHFTGELKGQIIKLNPSYCILSLKAEMDKAKSEISNLPDIKTKFLYGEDSFKELVFNEDIDVILNAISGSSGLMLSYGSVKAGKNLALANKESMVMAGDILNRIAKFNKADIIPVDSEHSALFQCLNCGNKSDLKKLILTASGGPFYDLPKEALCGVTKDMALNHPKWKMGKKITIDSSTLANKGLEVIEAHYLFGVDEKDIDVLIHPQAIVHSMAEFMDGSIMAQMAQADMKGPIGYALSYPDRFHGLMKPLSLSQIGRLEFFEPDTLKFPLLNIAREALRAGKSMPAVFCEANEFFVNSFLRNEISFTDIASNVQKVMERHSPFDINEIEDVLEAKKQAFMMSKTL
- a CDS encoding gamma carbonic anhydrase family protein; this encodes MIILPYLGKYPKINETVYLCDNTVIIGDVEIENGSSVWFGAVIRGDVNYIRIGKNTNIQDNSVLHVQHDTGPLIIGNGVTVGHNANLHGCKIGDNCLIGIGAIVLTGARVGKNCIIAAGAVVKENAVIQDGSLVAGVPGSVKKSLGEIEISSIKESANNYIKYVKNFRRGVI
- a CDS encoding Ppx/GppA family phosphatase translates to MLASIDIGTNTIRCLIVSSDKDVLTPEYVDMKIIRLGENFTKERIITEASILRLKDALNYYAEKLKRFGIKPDKVAITGTSVLRDAPNSAEILESIYKEFGLNIRILSGDKEASVTLAGIASCFKDLKEFYALDIGGGSTEYSCFKSGQPFWKYSLNMGVVHLTEEIVKSDPVSAHDLLKMEKEIDNSLNSLKQKILKSGYKFEPLNLLGTAGTATTLAMVDLELKGYDRLKVHGYVLKKENVLKIYKKFIEKKAYERLNITGVESGREDLVLAGTAIMLKSMDFFEADKLTVSECGLLEGLIAADI